Proteins co-encoded in one Marinobacter gudaonensis genomic window:
- a CDS encoding Glu/Leu/Phe/Val family dehydrogenase gives MLFSHPEFDNHEHLSFFCDPETGLKAIVAIHNTSRGPALGGCRMFPYTSDEEALRDVLRLSRGMTYKSALANLDLGGGKSVIIGDPRKHKTEAMMEAMGRHLESLGGQYIAAEDSGTSVPDLKVMGRHTRYVAGIASRTGFDGNPSNGDPSPATAYGTFIGLKAAVKHKLGRNDLKGLKVAIQGIGNVGFRLAKHLAEAGAELWVYDIHEDNMRRAVDQLGARPASAEDILFLPVDVVAPCAMGAVLNDNSIPQLQAGIIAGAANNLLEHPEHDAMLRDRGILYAPDFAINAGGIIDVFYERTGATPETVRAHVDTIGDTLTEIFNRSDRSGRPTGEIANELAEERFQKHTAGAGLAPDPLARVG, from the coding sequence ATGCTCTTCAGCCATCCCGAGTTCGATAACCACGAACATCTGTCTTTTTTCTGTGATCCCGAAACCGGGCTCAAGGCCATCGTCGCCATTCATAACACCTCCCGGGGGCCTGCCCTCGGCGGCTGTCGGATGTTTCCCTACACCTCAGACGAAGAAGCCCTGCGCGACGTGCTGCGCCTGTCACGTGGCATGACCTACAAATCGGCTCTCGCCAACCTCGACCTGGGCGGCGGCAAGTCCGTGATCATTGGCGACCCGCGCAAGCACAAGACCGAAGCCATGATGGAAGCCATGGGGCGCCATCTGGAAAGCCTGGGCGGCCAGTACATCGCCGCCGAAGACTCAGGCACCAGCGTACCGGACCTCAAGGTCATGGGCAGACACACACGCTACGTTGCAGGCATAGCCTCACGCACGGGCTTTGATGGCAACCCCAGCAACGGCGACCCGTCACCGGCAACCGCCTATGGCACGTTCATCGGTCTGAAGGCTGCCGTGAAGCACAAACTGGGACGCAACGATCTGAAAGGCCTGAAGGTGGCCATCCAGGGCATTGGCAATGTCGGTTTCCGGCTGGCGAAGCACCTGGCCGAGGCCGGCGCCGAGCTGTGGGTTTATGACATCCACGAGGACAACATGCGCCGGGCCGTGGACCAGCTTGGCGCCCGCCCCGCCAGCGCCGAGGACATCCTGTTCCTGCCGGTGGACGTGGTGGCGCCCTGTGCCATGGGAGCGGTCCTGAACGACAACAGTATTCCCCAATTGCAGGCGGGCATCATCGCCGGCGCTGCCAACAATCTGCTGGAGCACCCGGAGCACGACGCCATGCTGCGGGATCGGGGCATTCTCTATGCGCCGGACTTTGCCATCAACGCCGGCGGCATCATCGACGTTTTCTACGAACGCACCGGTGCCACACCGGAGACGGTTCGCGCCCACGTGGACACCATCGGCGACACGCTGACCGAAATCTTCAATCGTTCCGACCGTTCCGGGCGCCCCACCGGGGAAATCGCCAACGAGCTGGCCGAGGAACGGTTCCAGAAGCACACCGCCGGAGCCGGGCTGGCGCCCGATCCGCTGGCCCGCGTCGGCTGA
- a CDS encoding sodium-dependent transporter, whose product MSVTSSDSASYSGALEGANAKRGLWSSRLAFILAATGSAVGLGNIWKFPYVTGENGGGAFVLVYLLCIAAIGIPIMMAEVMIGRRGGRSPVKSLSLIAERDGLKPAWKLVGALGILAGFLILSFYSVIGGWAISYVGTTASGQLSGQSADAVGAIFSGLLGDPATLLAWHTLFMALVMVVVMRGVRSGLERAVSILMPALFVLLLIVVGYAMTTGHFGQAAAFLFQPDFSKLTTSGILVALGHAFFTLSLGMAVMMAYGSYLPKKISIARTSITVSIIDTGVALLAGLAIFPIVFANGLEPGAGPGLIFQTLPLAFGQMPMGSLFGTLFFVLLIFAAWTSGISLLEPIVEWLEERNGLNRTVSTLGAGFVCWALGIASILSLNLWSDFTPLGFIPMLEGKTIFDLLDFFTANIMLPLGGLLVALFAGWIMSREAMEQELALSPGMFNLWFVTLRFITPVAVVVVFVYNLV is encoded by the coding sequence ATGTCTGTTACTTCCTCAGATTCCGCGAGCTATTCCGGGGCCCTCGAAGGCGCCAATGCCAAGCGCGGGCTCTGGTCGTCACGTCTTGCCTTTATCCTTGCCGCCACCGGCTCCGCCGTCGGCCTTGGCAATATCTGGAAATTTCCCTATGTGACCGGTGAGAACGGCGGCGGCGCCTTCGTTCTTGTGTACCTGCTGTGTATTGCTGCCATCGGTATTCCTATCATGATGGCGGAGGTCATGATCGGTCGCCGGGGCGGCCGCAGCCCGGTCAAGAGTCTGAGCCTGATTGCCGAGCGGGACGGATTGAAACCAGCCTGGAAGCTGGTGGGCGCCCTCGGCATTCTGGCGGGCTTCCTGATTCTCTCGTTCTATTCCGTGATCGGGGGCTGGGCCATCTCCTACGTGGGCACGACCGCCAGCGGTCAGCTTTCGGGCCAGTCCGCGGACGCCGTCGGTGCCATTTTCTCCGGCCTGCTCGGCGACCCGGCCACTCTGCTCGCCTGGCACACCCTGTTCATGGCCCTGGTGATGGTGGTTGTGATGCGCGGCGTCCGGTCCGGGCTTGAGCGTGCAGTCAGCATCCTCATGCCGGCTCTGTTTGTGCTGCTGCTGATTGTGGTCGGCTATGCCATGACCACCGGCCATTTCGGACAGGCCGCTGCGTTCCTGTTCCAGCCGGACTTTTCCAAGCTCACGACCTCCGGCATTCTGGTGGCCCTGGGCCACGCCTTCTTCACCCTGAGCCTGGGTATGGCGGTGATGATGGCTTACGGCTCCTATCTGCCCAAGAAGATTTCCATCGCCCGCACATCCATCACCGTGTCAATCATTGACACCGGCGTAGCGCTGCTGGCCGGCCTGGCGATCTTTCCGATTGTGTTTGCCAACGGCCTTGAGCCCGGCGCAGGCCCCGGCCTGATCTTCCAGACCCTGCCCCTGGCCTTTGGCCAGATGCCCATGGGCTCGCTATTCGGCACCCTGTTCTTCGTGCTGCTGATCTTTGCCGCCTGGACCTCGGGCATCTCCCTGCTGGAGCCCATCGTGGAGTGGCTGGAGGAGCGTAATGGCCTGAACCGCACCGTCAGCACGCTCGGTGCAGGCTTCGTGTGCTGGGCCCTGGGGATTGCCTCGATTCTGTCCCTGAACCTGTGGAGCGATTTCACGCCCCTGGGCTTTATCCCGATGCTCGAAGGCAAGACCATTTTCGACCTGCTGGACTTCTTCACCGCCAACATCATGTTGCCGCTGGGTGGATTGCTGGTTGCGCTGTTTGCCGGCTGGATCATGTCGCGGGAAGCCATGGAACAGGAACTGGCATTGTCACCCGGCATGTTCAACCTGTGGTTCGTAACCCTTCGGTTCATCACACCGGTCGCCGTGGTCGTGGTGTTCGTCTACAACCTGGTTTGA
- a CDS encoding metal-dependent hydrolase: MSAVTASFPVRRQDFGFENVPRHWVDNDPFMTHLFNALSALFPDGERYFVASVRAVRDKVQDPQLQKDISAFIGQEAMHAKEHGHFNEGAINHGFDIKKLEGWTRGFLSVKDLPLLSSRRVHLAGTVALEHFTGILSAQLLRREDLVEAIDPTMRTLWAWHCIEENEHKAVAFNTYQQVYGKGAADYAIRMGTMALATVLVLVAIHAFIAELMREDGELANLKSWARGLNHLWGRKGMFTAIIPEYLDYFRPDFHPWQHDTNFLLRKWRKTLGFA, from the coding sequence ATGTCAGCAGTAACCGCGTCTTTTCCCGTTCGCCGTCAGGACTTCGGCTTTGAGAATGTTCCCCGTCACTGGGTGGACAACGACCCGTTCATGACCCATCTCTTCAACGCGCTATCGGCACTCTTTCCGGATGGTGAGCGGTATTTCGTGGCCAGCGTCCGCGCGGTGCGGGACAAGGTACAGGACCCCCAGCTGCAAAAGGACATCAGCGCCTTTATCGGCCAGGAGGCCATGCACGCCAAGGAACACGGCCACTTTAACGAGGGCGCCATCAATCACGGCTTTGACATCAAGAAACTGGAAGGCTGGACCCGGGGCTTTCTGTCGGTGAAAGACCTGCCTTTGCTCAGCAGCAGGCGTGTTCACCTGGCGGGCACCGTGGCCCTGGAGCACTTCACCGGCATTCTGTCAGCGCAGCTGCTCAGGCGTGAAGATCTGGTGGAGGCGATCGACCCCACCATGCGCACGCTCTGGGCCTGGCACTGTATTGAAGAGAACGAACACAAGGCGGTGGCCTTCAACACTTACCAACAAGTTTACGGCAAGGGTGCCGCCGATTACGCCATTCGTATGGGCACCATGGCACTGGCCACGGTTCTGGTGCTGGTGGCCATCCACGCGTTCATCGCCGAGCTGATGCGCGAGGACGGAGAGCTTGCCAACCTGAAATCCTGGGCCAGGGGGCTGAACCACCTGTGGGGCCGCAAGGGCATGTTTACCGCCATCATCCCGGAATACCTGGACTACTTCCGCCCGGATTTCCACCCCTGGCAGCACGACACCAACTTCCTGCTGCGTAAGTGGCGCAAGACCCTGGGTTTTGCCTGA
- a CDS encoding NAD-dependent protein deacetylase, with product MPVTTHRSRPFSADQRLPETDTPPEVHEPEVAGALLAEFIHRHPRLMILTGAGVSTDSGIPDYRDGDGAWKRKQPVQHRAFMEDRQTRQRYWGRSLIGWPVMRNATPNPSHFHIADLELLNHSNLVVTQNVDRLHQKAGTRAVLDLHGRADEVLCMSCGYRCPRDEVHDRCADLNPGFRHYTATTAPDGDADLDVDFSEFRVAGCPKCQGILKPDVVFFGDFVPRQRVNAALDALKASDGLLVIGSSLMVYSGFRFCRYGKEWGKPMATLNLGRTRAEALVDLKLNSRIGETLQAALDKL from the coding sequence ATGCCTGTTACTACACACCGCAGCCGACCCTTCAGCGCGGATCAGCGCCTGCCGGAGACGGACACGCCGCCGGAGGTCCACGAGCCGGAGGTCGCCGGTGCCCTGCTGGCGGAATTCATTCACCGACACCCGCGGCTGATGATTCTTACCGGTGCTGGCGTTAGCACCGACTCTGGCATTCCCGATTACCGGGACGGCGACGGCGCCTGGAAGCGCAAGCAGCCGGTCCAGCACCGCGCATTCATGGAGGATAGGCAGACCCGCCAGCGCTACTGGGGCCGGAGCCTGATCGGCTGGCCGGTGATGCGCAATGCCACGCCCAACCCCTCGCATTTTCACATCGCCGACCTGGAGCTACTGAATCACAGCAACCTGGTGGTCACCCAGAACGTCGACCGACTGCACCAGAAAGCCGGCACTCGGGCGGTGCTGGACCTGCACGGCCGGGCCGACGAGGTATTGTGTATGAGCTGCGGCTACCGATGCCCGCGTGACGAGGTTCATGATCGTTGTGCAGACCTCAACCCGGGATTCCGGCATTACACCGCCACTACCGCGCCTGACGGCGACGCCGATCTGGACGTGGATTTCTCGGAGTTCCGGGTGGCCGGTTGCCCGAAATGCCAGGGTATCCTCAAGCCGGACGTGGTTTTCTTCGGCGATTTCGTGCCCAGGCAACGCGTTAACGCGGCTCTGGATGCCCTGAAAGCCAGTGACGGGCTGCTGGTGATCGGCTCGTCACTGATGGTCTATTCCGGATTTCGCTTCTGCCGTTACGGCAAGGAGTGGGGCAAACCCATGGCCACCCTGAACCTCGGCCGCACTCGGGCCGAGGCACTGGTGGACCTGAAACTCAACAGCCGCATTGGCGAGACGCTTCAGGCCGCACTCGATAAGCTCTGA
- a CDS encoding polyamine aminopropyltransferase, whose protein sequence is MGLLFEQIDSQPSVIGEITLRRRRIPAIGDRDIYEVKLGEEFLMSSMFVDAEVALADIGLAETEGEDLSVVVGGLGLGYTAVAALREPRLEELLVVEYLEPVIGWHQTEQVPLGKDLNADPRSRYVHGSFFELAVADPETGGFDPENPGKQFDAILLDIDHSPRALLHDSSASFYTEPNLRLMARQLKPRGVFAMWSNEGEDAEFMAVLRAVFTDVACHVVSFFNPFQNRESFNTVYVARKPG, encoded by the coding sequence ATGGGACTGCTTTTCGAACAAATTGATAGTCAGCCTTCAGTGATCGGTGAGATCACGCTGCGCCGGCGCCGGATTCCGGCGATTGGGGACCGGGACATCTATGAGGTGAAACTGGGCGAGGAATTTCTCATGTCCAGCATGTTCGTGGATGCCGAGGTAGCCCTGGCCGACATCGGGCTCGCGGAAACCGAGGGCGAAGACCTTAGCGTGGTCGTGGGTGGCCTGGGGCTCGGTTACACCGCCGTGGCGGCGCTGCGGGAGCCGCGGTTGGAAGAGCTTTTGGTCGTTGAATACCTCGAGCCCGTGATCGGCTGGCACCAGACGGAGCAGGTGCCCCTGGGCAAGGACCTGAACGCCGATCCGCGCAGCCGCTATGTGCATGGCAGCTTCTTCGAGCTCGCCGTGGCTGATCCGGAAACCGGGGGCTTTGATCCGGAGAATCCCGGCAAGCAATTCGACGCCATTCTGCTGGACATCGACCACTCGCCCCGGGCCCTGCTGCACGATTCCAGCGCCAGCTTCTACACCGAGCCCAATCTCCGCCTGATGGCCCGTCAGTTAAAGCCCCGGGGCGTGTTTGCCATGTGGTCCAACGAGGGCGAAGACGCGGAATTCATGGCCGTGCTGCGGGCGGTGTTTACCGATGTCGCCTGTCATGTCGTATCCTTTTTCAATCCGTTCCAGAACAGGGAATCGTTCAACACCGTGTATGTGGCCCGCAAGCCGGGCTAA
- a CDS encoding DUF1415 domain-containing protein gives MVETEIIAATRKWVEDVVVGYNLCPFAKRELVHSRVRFVVSEAETEDGLLQALHSELQRLEDEPEIETTLLIHPGVLQAFGPYNEFLDAADGLLAYLEMEGVYQIASFHPEYRFEGTEPDAAENYTNRSPFPMLHLLREASLEAAIDGYPDVDGIPRRNIELMDELGAEKMRSILRSCLGESTPRG, from the coding sequence ATGGTCGAGACCGAGATTATTGCCGCTACCCGCAAATGGGTCGAAGACGTCGTTGTCGGCTACAACCTTTGCCCGTTTGCCAAGCGTGAGCTGGTGCACAGCCGAGTGCGTTTCGTGGTATCCGAGGCGGAAACCGAAGACGGGCTGCTGCAGGCGCTGCACTCGGAACTTCAGCGGCTGGAGGACGAACCGGAGATCGAGACCACCCTGTTGATCCATCCGGGTGTATTGCAGGCGTTCGGTCCCTACAATGAGTTTCTGGATGCCGCCGATGGCTTGTTGGCGTATCTGGAGATGGAGGGCGTTTACCAGATCGCCAGTTTTCATCCGGAGTACCGGTTTGAGGGTACCGAGCCGGATGCGGCGGAAAACTACACCAATCGGTCACCGTTTCCTATGCTGCACCTTTTGAGGGAAGCCAGTCTGGAGGCGGCGATTGATGGTTATCCGGATGTGGATGGAATACCCCGAAGAAACATCGAGTTGATGGATGAATTGGGCGCGGAGAAGATGCGGAGTATTCTGCGTTCGTGTCTTGGTGAATCAACTCCCAGGGGCTGA
- a CDS encoding ABC-F family ATPase, producing MISTANITMQFGAKPLFENVSAKFGNGNRYGLIGANGCGKSTLMKILGGDLEPSAGQVMLEPNTRLGKLRQDQFAYEDCSVIDTVIMGHEELWNVKKERDRIYSLAEMSEEDGMAVADLEVQFAEMDGYTAESRAGELLLGLDIPLEQHNGPMSALAPGWKLRVLLAQALFSDPDVLLLDEPTNHLDINTIRWLENILVARNSTMIIISHDRHFLNSVCTHMADLDYGELRLFPGNYDEYMTAATQARERMLADNAKKKAQIAELQQFVSRFSANASKAKQATSRARQIDKIQLEEVKPSSRVSPFIRFEQGKKLHRQAVTVKDLYKGFGEECVLSKLNFQIEAGERVAIIGPNGIGKTTLLQCLAGAYTPDSGEVKWTDSAEVGYFAQDHTADFAEDDTLTDWMAQWTKGGEQLVRGTLGRMLFSGDDIGKSVRVISGGEQGRMLFGKLILQKPNVMLMDEPTNHLDMESIEALNLALENYPGTLIFVSHDREFVSSLATRIIELKADGVTDFSGSYDDYLRSQGYV from the coding sequence TTGATCTCCACCGCCAACATCACCATGCAGTTCGGGGCGAAGCCCCTGTTTGAAAACGTTTCCGCCAAATTCGGCAACGGCAACCGTTACGGCCTGATCGGGGCCAACGGCTGCGGCAAGTCCACCTTGATGAAAATCCTCGGTGGCGATCTTGAGCCCTCGGCCGGCCAGGTCATGCTGGAGCCCAATACCCGGCTCGGTAAACTGCGCCAGGACCAGTTCGCCTACGAGGACTGCTCGGTGATTGATACCGTGATCATGGGCCATGAAGAGCTGTGGAACGTCAAGAAGGAGCGCGACCGCATCTACTCCCTGGCGGAGATGAGCGAGGAAGACGGCATGGCCGTGGCCGACCTGGAAGTGCAGTTCGCCGAGATGGATGGCTACACCGCTGAATCCCGGGCCGGCGAATTGCTACTGGGGCTGGATATCCCGCTGGAACAGCACAACGGACCCATGAGTGCCCTGGCGCCGGGCTGGAAACTGAGGGTGCTGCTGGCCCAGGCTCTGTTCTCCGATCCCGACGTGCTGCTGCTGGACGAGCCCACCAACCACCTGGACATCAACACCATCCGCTGGCTGGAGAACATCCTGGTGGCTCGCAACAGCACCATGATCATCATCTCCCACGACCGCCACTTCCTGAACAGCGTGTGTACCCACATGGCGGACCTGGATTACGGCGAGCTGCGCCTGTTCCCGGGCAACTACGACGAATACATGACCGCTGCCACCCAGGCCCGCGAACGCATGCTGGCAGACAACGCCAAGAAGAAGGCCCAGATTGCCGAGCTCCAGCAGTTCGTCAGCCGCTTCTCGGCCAACGCCTCCAAGGCCAAGCAGGCCACCTCCCGGGCCCGCCAGATCGACAAGATCCAGTTGGAGGAAGTGAAGCCCTCCAGCCGGGTCAGCCCGTTCATCCGGTTCGAACAGGGCAAGAAGCTCCACCGCCAGGCCGTGACTGTGAAAGATCTCTACAAGGGTTTCGGTGAGGAGTGTGTGCTGTCGAAGCTGAACTTCCAGATCGAAGCCGGCGAGCGGGTCGCCATCATCGGCCCCAACGGAATTGGCAAGACCACGCTGCTGCAGTGCCTTGCCGGCGCCTACACCCCGGACAGCGGCGAAGTGAAGTGGACCGACAGCGCGGAAGTGGGCTACTTCGCCCAGGACCACACCGCCGACTTTGCCGAGGATGACACCCTGACCGACTGGATGGCCCAGTGGACCAAGGGCGGCGAACAGCTGGTGCGCGGCACTCTGGGACGCATGCTGTTCTCGGGCGATGACATCGGCAAATCCGTGCGGGTGATCTCCGGCGGCGAACAGGGCCGGATGCTGTTCGGCAAGCTGATCCTGCAGAAGCCCAATGTGATGCTGATGGATGAGCCGACCAACCACCTGGACATGGAATCCATCGAGGCGCTGAATCTGGCGCTGGAGAACTATCCGGGTACACTGATTTTCGTGAGCCACGACCGGGAGTTTGTTTCTTCGCTGGCGACGAGGATCATAGAGTTGAAGGCTGATGGCGTTACGGACTTCAGTGGTTCCTACGATGATTACCTACGGAGCCAGGGGTACGTCTGA
- a CDS encoding peptidylprolyl isomerase produces the protein MAQATARHILVDSEAKCEELKKAIEGGQDFAEVAKQHSSCPSGRNGGDLGAFGPGQMVPEFDKAVFNSELNTVIGPIKTQFGYHLLEVTSRS, from the coding sequence ATGGCTCAGGCAACCGCACGCCACATTCTGGTGGACAGCGAAGCGAAATGTGAAGAACTGAAGAAGGCCATCGAAGGCGGCCAGGATTTTGCGGAAGTAGCAAAGCAGCACTCCTCCTGTCCCTCCGGCCGCAACGGCGGCGATCTGGGCGCCTTCGGCCCGGGGCAGATGGTGCCCGAGTTCGACAAGGCCGTGTTCAACAGCGAACTGAACACCGTGATCGGCCCGATCAAGACCCAGTTCGGCTACCATCTGCTGGAAGTCACCAGCCGCAGCTGA
- a CDS encoding VanZ family protein: MVSDPPARAPEPGRRLSLLAGFASLLIAPFLFIGGPDWASGPLLRSAWNLGHIALFALLTLAIRPWRWLSGWRLWIAVTAVLLGVGLAIELIQSSFGRDLDGRDLLRNLIGSWLVLAGRPLLSRDSPTSWGERLMAVVVALLLCAELGATGLVAARQWQVHQQLPLLYDFGRDNPAPFWGGNPVLSRQHTVEHPYSLRLDLGTSLYSGVTLHNLPSDWRGYDRLAITLFNPDPESLTMTLRINDVAHDRGANAYGDRFNTQLTLAPGLNTFELSLEQVASAPRQRRMDMDRIRRLGLFAVQLPAPRSVFLVDLRLIRAPGQAATDSR, encoded by the coding sequence ATGGTCTCTGACCCCCCGGCACGAGCGCCGGAACCCGGCCGGCGGCTGTCGCTGCTGGCCGGGTTCGCCTCTCTGCTGATTGCCCCCTTTCTGTTTATCGGCGGCCCGGACTGGGCTTCGGGACCCCTGCTCAGATCGGCCTGGAATCTCGGCCACATCGCCCTTTTCGCACTGCTGACCCTGGCCATCCGCCCATGGCGCTGGCTCAGTGGCTGGCGACTCTGGATTGCGGTGACCGCCGTGCTGCTCGGGGTGGGATTGGCCATTGAGCTGATTCAATCCAGCTTTGGTCGCGACCTCGACGGGCGCGATCTGTTGCGCAACCTGATTGGCAGTTGGCTGGTGCTGGCCGGGCGCCCGTTGCTGTCTCGGGACTCACCAACGAGTTGGGGCGAGCGCCTGATGGCCGTGGTCGTCGCGCTGCTGCTGTGTGCTGAGCTCGGCGCTACCGGCCTGGTTGCGGCCCGCCAATGGCAGGTCCATCAACAATTGCCGCTACTGTATGATTTTGGCCGGGACAACCCCGCCCCCTTTTGGGGCGGCAACCCCGTGCTCTCCCGGCAACATACCGTCGAGCACCCCTACAGTCTGCGATTGGACCTGGGCACGTCGCTCTACTCCGGAGTCACACTCCACAACCTGCCATCGGACTGGCGCGGCTATGACCGGCTGGCCATTACTCTGTTCAACCCCGACCCAGAGTCACTGACGATGACCCTGCGCATCAATGATGTGGCCCATGATCGGGGAGCGAATGCCTACGGCGACCGGTTTAACACCCAACTGACACTGGCGCCGGGACTGAATACCTTCGAACTGAGCCTGGAACAGGTGGCCAGTGCGCCGCGGCAGCGGCGCATGGACATGGACCGGATTCGCCGGCTGGGACTGTTTGCGGTGCAACTGCCAGCGCCGCGGTCGGTGTTCCTGGTGGACCTGCGGCTTATCCGGGCGCCTGGCCAAGCTGCCACGGATTCTCGGTGA
- a CDS encoding M24 family metallopeptidase — protein sequence MDFNAYQNALSSQLRGYECPFPEQEFANRLARVRDRMAREDFGALLLTDPSDIFYLTGYSTFEVSVHVALVVTHEELLLQVPSIEMGPAMVTTRVARVVGYRWEGIGEVLEPLVQALNNGIETVGIDAWHGSLRQGVLEGLRAKMPSTRFQNNGGLLKKVRMVKSEAELGFLRESARITAEGLAAAVAAVCPGMTDNAIAAVGTTALLEAGSEFMSMQPIVTTGRRSSVIHCNHRRTVIQEGDPVFLEFGAAWHRYTAPMMQTVVAGGRPSAEMQRVHDGCRRIVDRLLATVRPGVSFDHAAQEAERALAPLADSVFFSGVFGYTVGAQFPPSWVEGSGFIARGGNVEFRPGMVFHLPICLRIPGQWGIGCSETLVVTDQGAETITENPWQLGQAPG from the coding sequence ATGGACTTCAACGCCTATCAGAACGCCTTGTCCTCGCAGCTTCGGGGATACGAATGCCCGTTCCCGGAGCAGGAGTTTGCCAACCGCCTCGCCCGGGTCCGCGACCGGATGGCGCGGGAGGACTTCGGGGCGCTGTTGCTGACCGACCCGTCCGATATCTTCTATCTCACCGGCTACAGTACCTTCGAGGTTTCCGTCCACGTAGCCCTGGTGGTGACCCACGAGGAGCTGCTCCTGCAGGTGCCGTCCATCGAGATGGGCCCGGCCATGGTGACTACCCGGGTGGCCCGGGTGGTCGGTTACCGTTGGGAGGGGATTGGCGAAGTCCTTGAGCCGCTGGTTCAGGCGCTCAACAACGGCATCGAAACGGTGGGTATTGATGCATGGCACGGCTCACTGCGCCAGGGCGTTCTGGAAGGTCTCAGGGCGAAAATGCCTTCGACCCGGTTCCAGAACAATGGCGGCCTGCTGAAAAAGGTGAGGATGGTTAAATCCGAAGCCGAACTCGGCTTTCTCCGGGAAAGTGCCCGTATTACGGCCGAGGGCCTGGCTGCAGCGGTGGCCGCGGTTTGCCCCGGCATGACGGACAACGCCATTGCTGCGGTGGGAACTACCGCTTTGCTGGAAGCGGGCAGCGAATTCATGAGCATGCAGCCGATCGTCACCACCGGCAGGCGCAGTAGCGTGATTCACTGCAATCACCGGCGCACCGTCATCCAGGAGGGCGACCCGGTGTTCCTGGAGTTTGGCGCCGCCTGGCACCGGTACACCGCCCCCATGATGCAGACCGTGGTCGCTGGCGGCCGGCCGTCGGCGGAGATGCAACGGGTCCACGACGGCTGTCGTCGCATTGTGGATCGTCTGCTGGCCACCGTACGCCCGGGCGTCAGCTTCGATCACGCCGCCCAGGAAGCCGAGCGGGCTCTGGCGCCGCTGGCGGATTCGGTGTTCTTCTCCGGGGTGTTCGGCTACACCGTGGGCGCGCAGTTCCCGCCATCCTGGGTGGAGGGCTCGGGGTTCATTGCCCGTGGGGGTAACGTCGAGTTCCGGCCAGGCATGGTGTTCCACTTGCCGATTTGCCTTCGGATTCCTGGCCAGTGGGGGATTGGTTGCAGCGAAACCCTTGTGGTGACTGACCAGGGCGCCGAGACGATCACCGAGAATCCGTGGCAGCTTGGCCAGGCGCCCGGATAA
- a CDS encoding DUF2059 domain-containing protein has product MKRIPLVKPLLFAALLTTGAGTVHAAPDARQVLAVSPIDDIVAQYPAMMSQGIRQGLKQSGQLPPVVAGTIGTLVSNSFSAADIEQQIVADLREKLTPAQLQAVHDWYQTPVARKISAAEIAASSPDAWQTIQTRAPELNARFKGTRKAEMFDRFDRAARATESAVDTSIAVQLGLASALAAFSNESANHEQLRQRIESQRSMLSGVVGQQVYDSYLYTYENIGAQELELYLKFLESPAGSAFSRVVTNSIQQAITEPVVSIGEQMSRFLRPETATGQ; this is encoded by the coding sequence ATGAAGCGCATTCCCCTAGTTAAACCTCTTTTATTCGCCGCTCTGCTAACTACAGGCGCTGGCACCGTTCACGCGGCACCGGACGCCCGCCAGGTACTGGCGGTCTCACCGATTGACGATATTGTCGCGCAGTATCCGGCCATGATGAGCCAGGGTATCCGCCAGGGACTGAAACAGAGCGGCCAGCTGCCACCCGTGGTGGCGGGCACCATCGGTACTCTCGTCAGCAACAGCTTCAGCGCCGCCGATATTGAGCAGCAGATTGTTGCCGACCTGCGTGAAAAGCTGACCCCGGCCCAGCTGCAGGCCGTACACGACTGGTACCAGACACCGGTGGCCCGTAAGATCTCGGCGGCCGAAATTGCCGCTTCGTCGCCGGATGCCTGGCAGACCATCCAGACTCGCGCCCCGGAGCTCAACGCGAGGTTCAAGGGTACCCGGAAAGCCGAGATGTTTGACCGCTTTGATCGCGCCGCCCGGGCAACCGAGAGTGCCGTGGACACCAGTATTGCCGTGCAACTCGGGTTGGCTTCGGCGTTGGCCGCCTTCAGCAACGAATCGGCCAACCACGAGCAGCTCCGCCAGCGCATCGAAAGCCAGCGCAGTATGCTCAGTGGCGTTGTAGGGCAACAGGTGTACGACAGTTATCTATACACCTACGAAAACATCGGCGCCCAGGAATTGGAGCTGTATCTGAAGTTCCTGGAAAGTCCCGCCGGTTCTGCGTTCTCTCGGGTAGTGACCAACAGTATCCAGCAGGCCATCACCGAACCGGTCGTCAGTATTGGCGAGCAGATGTCGCGCTTCCTGCGTCCGGAGACTGCAACCGGCCAGTGA